From the genome of uncultured Cohaesibacter sp., one region includes:
- a CDS encoding DeoR/GlpR family DNA-binding transcription regulator, with protein sequence MTKTPRQKQILSLLEERGKAAITFLAEQLEVSDETIRRDLKLLSEEGTVEKFHGGVRLSVPRSEPPFERRLRDATSAKAAIAERAAARIPGGATIMLDNSSSACFLARALLHREPMTILTISLEIAAILQTANSHHRLILPPGELRMSDRTLASSSTIDFLSRFTPSHFAFSVVAGSARGCSDFDMFEADFKRAIIPQADETILLIDSGKFGKSGLIHVCDWSEIDVLVTDSVPTELHGHIENSHLLIAGVPSS encoded by the coding sequence ATGACCAAGACACCCAGACAAAAACAGATCCTGTCCCTCCTTGAAGAGCGGGGCAAGGCAGCGATCACCTTTCTGGCTGAGCAGTTGGAGGTTTCCGACGAAACCATCCGCCGCGATCTCAAACTGCTCTCAGAGGAAGGAACCGTCGAGAAATTCCACGGCGGCGTCCGGCTATCGGTGCCACGCTCGGAACCGCCTTTCGAGCGCCGTTTGCGGGATGCAACTTCGGCCAAGGCAGCCATCGCAGAGCGTGCTGCCGCCCGCATTCCCGGTGGCGCCACGATCATGCTCGACAACAGTTCATCGGCTTGCTTTCTCGCCCGTGCCCTTTTGCACAGAGAACCGATGACGATCCTTACCATCTCTCTGGAAATTGCAGCCATCTTGCAGACGGCCAACAGCCATCACCGGCTCATCCTGCCACCGGGTGAGCTGCGCATGTCAGACAGGACACTGGCAAGCTCAAGCACCATCGATTTCCTGTCGCGATTCACACCGTCGCACTTTGCCTTCTCTGTTGTTGCAGGTTCGGCACGAGGTTGCTCGGATTTCGACATGTTTGAGGCCGACTTCAAACGCGCCATCATTCCGCAGGCCGATGAAACCATTCTGCTGATCGATTCTGGAAAGTTCGGAAAATCCGGGCTGATCCACGTCTGCGACTGGTCGGAAATCGACGTCCTCGTCACAGACAGCGTTCCTACAGAGCTGCACGGCCATATTGAAAACAGCCATTTGCTCATAGCAGGCGTCCCATCAAGCTGA
- a CDS encoding ABC transporter ATP-binding protein, whose amino-acid sequence MATIQLNKISKVYGDQQTVNDVDLTIQDREFMVLVGPSGCGKSTTLRMIAGLEDINGGQLIIDGKDVTHTSPQRRGIAMVFQSYALYPHMTAYRNMAFGLQKTTSLSKAEIDRRVQEAAEILHITDLLDRRPKQLSGGERQRVAIGRALVRQPKVILFDEPLSNLDAKLRNRMRGELKRLHQELGLTVIYVTHDQIEAMTLGTRVAMMSKGQIQQVGAPMDIYLKPANTFVATFIGSPEMALIPCKRDGSGKIAHDAFTEALTLGGALPDGVLLGIRPEEATISKDGMARAVVKSTELIGAEALIDVALGNDRLTVKTLVPNAPEVGQEIGLDFDLSRVRLFDSKTGTAL is encoded by the coding sequence ATGGCGACCATTCAACTGAACAAGATTTCAAAAGTCTATGGTGATCAGCAGACCGTCAACGATGTGGATCTGACCATTCAAGACCGGGAATTCATGGTGCTTGTCGGTCCGTCCGGCTGTGGCAAGTCCACCACCTTGCGCATGATTGCCGGGCTCGAGGACATCAATGGCGGACAGCTCATCATCGACGGCAAGGACGTCACCCATACCTCCCCTCAGAGGCGCGGCATCGCGATGGTCTTCCAGTCCTATGCGCTCTACCCGCACATGACCGCCTATCGCAACATGGCCTTCGGATTGCAGAAGACCACCTCGCTGTCCAAGGCCGAGATTGACCGGCGCGTTCAGGAAGCCGCGGAAATCCTCCATATCACCGACCTGCTGGACCGTCGGCCAAAGCAATTGTCAGGCGGTGAGCGCCAGCGCGTTGCCATCGGCCGGGCCCTTGTCCGGCAGCCCAAGGTGATCCTGTTCGATGAACCGCTTTCCAACCTCGATGCCAAATTGCGCAACCGGATGCGCGGGGAGTTGAAGCGCCTGCATCAGGAGCTGGGCCTGACGGTCATCTACGTCACCCACGACCAAATCGAGGCGATGACGCTTGGAACCCGCGTAGCGATGATGTCCAAGGGACAGATCCAGCAGGTGGGTGCACCCATGGACATTTATCTGAAGCCCGCCAACACCTTTGTCGCCACCTTCATCGGATCGCCTGAAATGGCGCTCATCCCCTGCAAGCGCGACGGCTCCGGCAAGATCGCGCACGATGCCTTCACCGAAGCGCTGACATTGGGTGGTGCGCTGCCGGATGGTGTCCTGCTCGGCATCCGCCCCGAAGAAGCAACAATCAGCAAAGACGGCATGGCGCGTGCGGTCGTCAAGAGCACAGAGCTGATCGGTGCTGAAGCCCTGATCGACGTGGCGCTGGGCAACGACCGTCTGACCGTCAAGACACTGGTCCCGAACGCCCCTGAGGTTGGTCAGGAGATTGGCTTGGATTTCGATTTGTCCCGCGTTAGGCTGTTCGACAGCAAAACCGGCACCGCACTCTGA
- a CDS encoding carbohydrate ABC transporter permease, translated as MPLQSAQPSSPARQKVKWRHALRNNWLHVLLAPLALLWLSPLVWIAVTSLKTNVEVFDQSAGFWPSVLHFANYPSTLSVAPFGLYLVNSVLVTSSILIGQLVTITLAAYAFARLQFPGKNLLFTLFLLQVMFPIYAIFLTNFVTLREMGLVNTLPAMIVPFIASGYGTFMLRQSFRQVPSELSDAARLDGCGHLSILWHVYLPLVKPTLVAFGIISVVTHWNDYMWPLLVTNSENIRTLPIGLGLLAKADSGADWPRLMAGTTIVVSPLLLLFVIFQRQFIDSFMHTGVK; from the coding sequence ATGCCCCTTCAATCCGCCCAGCCATCCTCACCCGCTAGACAAAAAGTCAAATGGCGCCATGCCTTGCGCAACAATTGGCTGCATGTGCTGCTGGCACCGCTCGCTCTGCTGTGGCTTAGCCCCCTCGTCTGGATTGCCGTCACGTCGCTCAAAACCAATGTCGAGGTATTCGACCAGTCTGCAGGGTTCTGGCCGTCGGTGTTGCACTTCGCCAACTATCCAAGCACGCTCTCCGTGGCTCCTTTTGGGCTCTATCTGGTCAACTCGGTTCTTGTGACCAGTTCGATCCTCATCGGCCAGCTTGTCACCATCACTCTTGCGGCCTATGCCTTTGCGCGGCTGCAGTTTCCGGGCAAGAATCTGCTCTTCACCCTGTTCCTGTTGCAGGTGATGTTCCCGATCTATGCGATCTTCCTGACCAACTTCGTCACCCTGCGCGAAATGGGTCTGGTCAACACCCTGCCGGCCATGATCGTGCCGTTCATCGCCTCTGGCTATGGCACCTTCATGCTGCGCCAGAGTTTTCGGCAAGTTCCCTCGGAATTGTCCGATGCGGCAAGACTGGATGGCTGCGGGCATCTTTCCATCCTGTGGCATGTCTATCTGCCGTTGGTCAAACCGACCCTCGTGGCCTTTGGCATCATCTCGGTCGTCACCCACTGGAACGACTACATGTGGCCCCTGCTCGTCACCAATTCGGAGAATATCCGCACCCTGCCAATCGGGCTCGGCCTGCTGGCCAAAGCCGACAGCGGCGCAGACTGGCCACGCCTGATGGCGGGTACCACGATTGTCGTCTCGCCCCTGCTGCTGCTGTTCGTGATCTTCCAGCGGCAATTCATCGACAGTTTCATGCACACGGGCGTCAAGTAA
- a CDS encoding sugar ABC transporter permease, with the protein MSNRIAQTRRNEALLAYALLVPSLVFLATFTYWPIIRSVWFSMHDVLLGDPKIYWLGAENYLRLFEDRLFWKVLANTAFYTLTTIPLSIMVALLLAVALDSKLRGMAIYRSAFFYPVMIPSVAAGMVWVFLYAPGYGPINEALQSLGLGQLDWLYDSQTALLAIVLMSIWKYSGYFMLILLAALKLVPSDLYEAARLDGLSAWHRLIHITVPLISPTLYFVIIIGTLHSYQIFDYVYVMTQGGPADSTNVLTFYIYQNGFQYQDIGYASALANALLVFVLGLIGLVSITLGRRVHYLGER; encoded by the coding sequence ATGTCAAATCGCATTGCGCAGACCCGGCGGAACGAGGCACTGCTCGCCTATGCCCTTCTCGTCCCGTCGCTCGTGTTTCTAGCCACTTTCACCTATTGGCCCATCATTCGGTCGGTCTGGTTCTCCATGCATGATGTATTGCTTGGCGACCCCAAGATCTACTGGCTCGGTGCGGAGAATTATCTGCGCCTTTTCGAGGACCGGCTGTTCTGGAAAGTGTTGGCCAACACGGCTTTCTACACCCTGACGACCATTCCCCTGTCGATCATGGTCGCCCTGCTGCTTGCGGTAGCTCTCGACAGCAAATTGCGAGGCATGGCGATTTATCGTTCCGCTTTTTTCTATCCGGTCATGATTCCGTCTGTCGCAGCGGGCATGGTCTGGGTGTTCCTTTATGCTCCCGGTTATGGCCCGATCAATGAAGCCCTGCAATCGCTTGGCCTTGGCCAGCTCGACTGGCTCTATGACAGCCAGACAGCCCTTCTTGCCATCGTGCTCATGAGCATCTGGAAATACTCCGGCTATTTCATGCTGATCCTGCTTGCGGCGCTGAAGCTCGTCCCCTCCGACCTTTATGAAGCGGCACGGCTCGACGGCCTCTCCGCATGGCACCGCCTTATCCATATCACCGTACCACTCATCTCCCCGACGCTCTATTTCGTCATCATCATCGGTACGCTGCACAGCTACCAAATCTTCGACTATGTCTATGTCATGACGCAAGGGGGGCCGGCCGACAGCACCAATGTGCTGACCTTCTATATCTACCAGAACGGCTTTCAATATCAGGATATTGGCTACGCCTCGGCACTGGCCAACGCCTTGCTGGTCTTCGTGCTCGGCTTGATCGGTCTGGTGTCGATCACCCTTGGCCGCCGCGTCCACTATCTGGGAGAACGTTGA
- a CDS encoding ABC transporter substrate-binding protein, whose product MNSTKTNITRRRLLATGLAAPFVSMIPGLLTPARANETVKLQFMYPVGVSGDINTIISNMIKEFNETHDGIEVEAVYAGSYDNTEQKVITALGVGEPPALWLPINSSLQTFLGLDALEDLTAQAKSDDIYDDFISGFLDTAVSDDRLYGLSYQPSTPVLYYNKDAFAEAGIKDAPETWDALFAAAKATTIRDGDELKRWGLIIGGGWHDWMFEGYCRQNGLVPWEKDKVLWDRPESIEALEFWKQMVDAGCMAPASTWQGSANDFMAGTTTMLYHSTGSLTNLRKSSPFEVGVAYMPKKKTWGAPQGGGPIMIAKKQSDAKKEAAWTFARWMTNTKNQSEWCRATGYLAVRKSSWETPEMKTYLNEVPQARVAMEQAAYSGAYLQIPAYSRARDVIKSAIDRTLAGEIAPQAALEGATKEVNREITRVMRRQQG is encoded by the coding sequence ATGAATTCCACAAAAACCAACATCACGCGACGCCGCCTGCTCGCCACTGGTCTGGCCGCGCCATTCGTGAGCATGATCCCGGGTCTTCTGACCCCGGCCCGCGCCAATGAAACCGTCAAACTTCAGTTCATGTATCCCGTTGGTGTCTCCGGAGACATCAACACGATCATTTCCAACATGATCAAGGAATTCAACGAGACCCATGACGGCATCGAAGTGGAAGCCGTCTATGCGGGCTCGTATGACAACACCGAACAGAAGGTCATCACCGCCCTTGGCGTCGGCGAGCCCCCTGCCCTGTGGCTGCCGATCAACTCGTCGCTGCAGACGTTCCTCGGCCTTGATGCGCTCGAGGATCTGACGGCACAGGCAAAATCCGACGACATCTATGACGACTTCATCAGCGGTTTCCTTGATACCGCCGTGTCCGATGATCGCCTCTATGGCCTGTCCTATCAGCCTTCCACACCCGTTCTCTACTACAACAAGGACGCCTTTGCCGAAGCTGGCATCAAGGATGCCCCCGAGACATGGGACGCACTGTTTGCTGCAGCCAAGGCCACAACGATCCGCGATGGTGACGAGCTGAAACGCTGGGGCCTGATCATCGGCGGTGGCTGGCACGACTGGATGTTCGAAGGCTATTGCCGTCAGAACGGTCTGGTGCCTTGGGAAAAGGACAAGGTGCTGTGGGATCGTCCGGAGTCCATTGAAGCGCTGGAATTCTGGAAACAGATGGTTGACGCAGGCTGCATGGCTCCGGCTTCCACCTGGCAGGGGTCGGCCAATGACTTCATGGCAGGCACCACCACCATGCTCTACCATTCGACCGGATCGCTGACGAACCTGCGCAAGTCCTCTCCGTTCGAAGTTGGCGTTGCGTACATGCCCAAGAAGAAAACCTGGGGCGCGCCTCAGGGCGGTGGCCCGATCATGATTGCCAAAAAGCAGTCCGATGCCAAGAAGGAAGCCGCCTGGACTTTCGCCCGCTGGATGACCAACACCAAGAACCAGTCCGAATGGTGCCGCGCTACCGGCTACCTCGCCGTGCGCAAGTCGTCCTGGGAGACCCCGGAAATGAAAACCTATCTCAACGAAGTGCCGCAGGCCCGCGTTGCGATGGAGCAGGCCGCCTATTCCGGCGCCTATCTTCAGATCCCGGCCTATTCCCGCGCCCGCGACGTGATCAAGAGTGCCATCGACCGCACGTTGGCCGGTGAAATTGCTCCTCAGGCAGCTCTCGAAGGTGCCACTAAAGAAGTCAACCGGGAAATCACGCGCGTGATGCGTCGTCAGCAAGGTTGA
- a CDS encoding metallophosphoesterase, translating to MLIAQISDTHVGFQGEASLEALRALMQSIAAQPVKPDLVLFSGDLTERAEDREYDFVASCLSSFDIPVLAIPGNHDARAPMKTSLGALVGEIPSGHLCVCNDRFPLVVLGLDTLTEGAPHGELCSERLQWLSGKLDQFSDRDVLIFMHHPPFRTGLRHMDSMGLREGQTELSRLIETHGRVQAILCGHVHRPIFGICGSVPVRVAPSAFQQIAFDLRENEPYRFTDEPPGYMMHLYDPEVGFVSHVVPVKA from the coding sequence ATGTTGATAGCCCAGATCAGTGACACTCATGTTGGTTTTCAAGGCGAAGCGAGTCTGGAAGCCTTGCGTGCCTTGATGCAGTCGATTGCCGCGCAACCAGTCAAGCCGGATCTGGTGCTTTTTTCCGGTGATTTGACCGAGCGGGCAGAGGATCGCGAATATGATTTTGTGGCCTCTTGCCTCAGTTCGTTCGATATACCGGTTCTGGCAATTCCGGGAAACCATGATGCACGAGCTCCGATGAAAACGTCTCTTGGCGCTTTGGTTGGCGAAATCCCTTCGGGTCATCTATGTGTGTGTAATGATCGTTTTCCTCTGGTGGTTCTGGGACTTGATACGCTGACGGAAGGCGCACCTCATGGAGAGCTTTGCTCAGAAAGATTGCAGTGGCTTTCGGGCAAACTGGATCAGTTCTCTGACCGTGATGTGTTGATCTTCATGCATCATCCTCCGTTTAGAACCGGCCTCCGGCACATGGATTCTATGGGGCTGCGTGAAGGGCAGACAGAATTGTCAAGATTGATCGAAACGCATGGTCGGGTTCAGGCTATTCTTTGCGGACATGTTCACCGCCCAATCTTCGGGATTTGCGGGAGTGTTCCTGTCCGCGTCGCTCCCTCAGCATTTCAACAGATAGCTTTCGATCTTCGCGAGAACGAGCCTTACCGTTTCACAGATGAACCTCCCGGCTATATGATGCATCTTTACGATCCCGAGGTCGGATTTGTCAGTCACGTGGTCCCTGTGAAGGCATAG
- a CDS encoding MBL fold metallo-hydrolase, which yields MTDSGYRLHILGCGSSPGVPRVGGDWGKCDPSNPRNRRLRCSALVEKWHQGDVTRMLIDTGPDFRQQMLTAGIEWVDGVVYTHPHADHLHGIDDLRAFVFNRRERVKIHANELTLGRIREAFGYCLETPEGGSYPPILDAHLIDHGQAVEVEGPAGVISAMPFNQVHGDIYSLGFRVGNLAYSSDVNDLEPASVDYLQDLDVWIVDALRYTPHPSHFSLDQVLEWVEHLKPKKTILTHMHVEMDYETLRRNLPENVIPAHDGLVFDFD from the coding sequence ATGACAGACAGCGGCTACAGACTGCACATACTGGGATGCGGATCCTCGCCCGGCGTTCCGCGCGTCGGCGGAGACTGGGGCAAATGCGACCCATCCAACCCGCGCAACAGGCGTCTTCGCTGCTCGGCTCTCGTTGAAAAATGGCATCAGGGCGATGTCACTCGCATGCTCATCGACACCGGCCCGGATTTCCGTCAGCAAATGCTCACGGCCGGAATCGAGTGGGTTGATGGAGTTGTCTATACCCATCCGCATGCCGATCATCTGCATGGCATTGATGACCTGCGTGCCTTCGTCTTCAATCGTCGCGAACGGGTCAAGATCCACGCCAACGAACTAACCCTCGGGCGCATTCGCGAAGCCTTTGGCTATTGCCTTGAAACACCCGAAGGCGGATCCTATCCGCCAATTCTCGACGCCCACCTGATCGACCATGGCCAGGCCGTCGAAGTCGAAGGACCTGCGGGCGTCATCTCGGCGATGCCGTTCAATCAGGTCCACGGCGATATTTATTCGCTCGGCTTCCGGGTTGGCAATCTCGCATATTCCTCGGACGTGAATGACCTTGAACCGGCGTCTGTCGACTATCTGCAGGACCTCGATGTCTGGATCGTTGACGCGCTTCGCTACACGCCGCACCCGAGCCATTTCAGCCTCGATCAGGTGCTGGAGTGGGTCGAGCATCTCAAGCCGAAAAAGACCATCCTGACCCACATGCATGTCGAGATGGATTACGAGACATTGAGACGCAATCTGCCCGAAAACGTCATTCCGGCTCATGACGGGCTGGTCTTCGATTTCGACTGA
- a CDS encoding TatD family hydrolase: MLVDSHCHLDFPDFKDELGDVIRRAELAGIGHMVTICTRIRKFDQVKAIAEAHDNIFCSVGTHPHNAHEELDFSAEDIAKLAEHPKCVAIGEAGLDYFYDNAPREAQAEGLRTHIKAARITGLPLVIHSRDADEDMIAILSEGMEEGAYPALLHCFSSGRELAMRAVEMGLYVSLSGILTFKRSQDIRDIVKDVPLDRLLVETDAPYLAPMPYRGKRNEPAYVAHTAQVLADVKNVSLEQITDITTENFFRLFSKAKPVTS; the protein is encoded by the coding sequence ATGCTGGTCGACAGCCACTGCCATCTCGATTTTCCCGATTTCAAGGACGAATTGGGCGACGTGATCCGTCGTGCCGAGCTGGCAGGCATCGGCCATATGGTCACGATCTGCACCCGCATCCGCAAATTTGATCAGGTCAAGGCCATCGCCGAGGCCCACGACAACATCTTCTGCTCGGTCGGCACCCATCCGCACAATGCGCATGAGGAACTCGACTTCTCGGCCGAAGACATCGCCAAGCTGGCAGAGCATCCCAAATGCGTTGCCATTGGCGAGGCTGGCCTCGATTATTTCTACGACAATGCGCCGCGCGAAGCTCAGGCCGAAGGTCTGCGCACCCACATCAAGGCCGCCCGCATAACCGGCCTGCCGCTGGTGATCCATTCGCGCGATGCCGACGAGGACATGATCGCGATCCTGAGTGAAGGCATGGAGGAGGGGGCCTATCCCGCTCTCCTGCACTGCTTCTCATCCGGACGGGAGCTTGCCATGCGCGCCGTAGAGATGGGTCTCTATGTCTCACTCTCCGGCATCCTCACGTTCAAACGAAGTCAGGACATCCGCGACATCGTCAAGGATGTGCCGCTCGACAGATTGCTGGTCGAGACCGACGCGCCATATCTCGCACCAATGCCATATCGCGGCAAGCGCAACGAGCCAGCCTATGTGGCCCACACCGCTCAGGTTCTGGCCGACGTCAAAAATGTGTCTCTTGAGCAAATCACTGACATTACGACAGAAAATTTCTTCCGCCTGTTCAGCAAGGCAAAGCCTGTAACCAGCTAA
- the metG gene encoding methionine--tRNA ligase — protein sequence MTDTKPFFISTAISYPNGAPHIGHAYEMMATDAMARFKRLDGYDVFFTTGTDEHGQKMQQTAEKIGLTAAELADRNAPVFETMAKALNCSNDDFIRTTQPRHYEASKAIWKAMEANGDIYLDSYAGWYSVRDEAFYAESETEVREDGVRYGPQGSPVEWTEEESYFFRLSNYQDKLLELYEASPDFMGPSERRNEVISFVKGGLRDLSISRTTFDWGIPVPGTDSHVMYVWVDALTNYITTLGYPDTDGEKFKHFWSNATHIIGKDIIRFHAVYWPAFLMSAGLPLPKRVYAHGFLFNRGEKMSKSVGNVIDPFGLIEEYGLDQTRFFFMREVPFGQDGNYSHEAIVNRTNADLANDLGNLASRSLSMIAKNCDEALPQPGAFSPEDQAILSQADAMIEKCQAFMDKQLIHKALETIWDTVGEANRYFASQEPWALRKTDPDRMNTVLYVTAEIIRQVGILAQPFIPGSAEKLLDLFALDADARSFASLGEAGRLNPGTSIKKPNPVFPRYVEKSDEEEKA from the coding sequence ATGACTGACACAAAACCGTTTTTCATCTCCACCGCAATCTCTTATCCCAACGGCGCACCGCACATCGGGCATGCCTACGAGATGATGGCGACGGATGCGATGGCTCGTTTCAAACGCCTTGATGGTTACGACGTTTTCTTCACCACCGGCACAGACGAACATGGCCAGAAAATGCAGCAGACGGCAGAGAAAATCGGCCTGACCGCAGCAGAACTGGCGGACCGCAACGCACCGGTTTTCGAGACCATGGCAAAAGCGCTGAACTGCTCCAATGATGATTTCATCCGGACCACTCAGCCGCGCCATTACGAAGCATCCAAGGCGATATGGAAAGCCATGGAAGCCAACGGCGATATTTATCTCGACAGCTACGCTGGCTGGTACTCGGTCCGTGACGAAGCCTTCTATGCCGAGAGCGAAACCGAAGTCCGAGAGGATGGCGTGCGCTATGGCCCGCAAGGCTCACCCGTCGAATGGACCGAAGAGGAAAGCTATTTCTTCCGCCTGTCGAACTATCAGGACAAGCTGCTGGAACTCTATGAAGCCAGTCCGGACTTCATGGGTCCGTCAGAGCGCCGCAACGAGGTCATCAGCTTCGTGAAAGGCGGCCTCAGGGATCTGTCCATCTCGCGCACCACGTTCGACTGGGGCATTCCCGTGCCAGGCACCGACAGCCACGTCATGTATGTCTGGGTCGATGCGTTGACCAACTATATCACCACCCTTGGCTATCCCGACACGGACGGTGAAAAGTTCAAGCACTTCTGGTCGAACGCCACGCACATCATCGGCAAGGACATCATCCGCTTCCATGCGGTCTACTGGCCCGCCTTCCTGATGTCAGCAGGTCTGCCACTACCCAAACGGGTCTATGCTCACGGTTTCCTGTTCAACCGCGGTGAGAAAATGTCCAAGTCGGTCGGCAACGTGATCGACCCGTTCGGCCTGATCGAGGAATATGGTCTTGATCAGACGCGCTTTTTCTTCATGCGCGAAGTGCCGTTCGGACAGGATGGCAACTATAGCCACGAGGCAATCGTCAACCGCACCAACGCCGATCTCGCCAACGACCTTGGCAACCTTGCCAGCCGGTCGCTTTCGATGATTGCCAAGAACTGCGACGAGGCACTGCCTCAGCCGGGCGCCTTCAGCCCCGAGGATCAGGCAATCCTGAGCCAGGCCGACGCAATGATCGAAAAATGTCAGGCCTTCATGGACAAGCAGCTCATTCACAAGGCGCTTGAAACCATCTGGGACACGGTCGGCGAAGCAAACCGCTACTTTGCCAGCCAGGAACCTTGGGCCCTGCGCAAGACCGATCCGGACCGCATGAACACGGTGCTCTATGTCACCGCCGAGATCATCCGTCAGGTTGGCATTCTCGCTCAGCCCTTCATTCCGGGATCCGCCGAGAAGCTGCTTGATCTGTTTGCCCTTGATGCGGACGCCCGCAGCTTTGCCTCTCTGGGCGAAGCGGGACGCTTGAACCCCGGCACATCGATCAAGAAACCAAACCCGGTCTTCCCGCGTTATGTCGAGAAGAGCGACGAAGAAGAAAAGGCCTGA
- a CDS encoding DNA polymerase III subunit delta' → MADPDLENPVFDQLGTLAPPHLQHEFFGHTETEQTFLAAWQSGKMHHAWLLTGPKGIGKATFAFRAARFMFDEGRRQDIGGLLGDAAPISLATSSESSTARQVGNLAHPNLLVIDRPYDQKGKKFKTEITVDEVRRTVGFFGSTAGENTWRVCIVDPADDLNGNAANALLKILEEPPVRTVFLLISHAPGRLLPTIRSRCRRLSFSPLENPELKQGILGLNIAEEQEADRLSEICDGSLRRAAELQSDDGLILLHAFERLLKPPFAPDYESLNAFAELVSQRGKEERFSGFADLVQRYLSNRLHDQHKIDGVRNAELYPLAQAWEESGEMIRQTQIFNLDKKQTVIEVVRMLAKASKAS, encoded by the coding sequence ATGGCAGATCCCGATCTCGAAAATCCGGTGTTCGACCAGCTTGGCACTCTGGCGCCACCCCATTTGCAGCATGAATTCTTCGGCCACACCGAAACCGAACAGACCTTTCTGGCAGCATGGCAATCGGGCAAGATGCACCATGCCTGGCTGTTGACCGGCCCCAAGGGGATCGGCAAGGCAACCTTTGCCTTTCGCGCCGCCCGCTTCATGTTTGATGAGGGCCGCCGTCAGGATATTGGCGGCCTGCTTGGCGACGCCGCACCAATAAGCCTTGCCACCAGTTCGGAAAGCAGCACCGCTCGTCAGGTTGGCAACCTTGCCCATCCCAACCTTCTGGTGATTGATCGCCCCTATGACCAGAAAGGCAAGAAATTCAAGACAGAGATCACGGTCGATGAAGTCAGACGGACCGTGGGTTTCTTCGGATCCACCGCAGGTGAAAATACCTGGCGCGTCTGCATCGTCGATCCGGCAGATGATCTCAATGGCAACGCCGCCAACGCTTTATTGAAGATCCTTGAAGAACCACCAGTGCGCACGGTATTCCTGCTGATTTCACACGCGCCGGGACGGCTTTTGCCGACCATCCGCTCGCGCTGCCGCAGGCTGTCCTTTTCTCCTCTGGAAAATCCCGAGCTGAAACAGGGCATCCTAGGGCTCAACATCGCCGAAGAGCAGGAGGCTGACCGCCTCAGCGAGATCTGCGACGGATCCCTGCGCCGCGCCGCCGAATTGCAATCCGATGACGGCCTCATCCTCCTTCACGCCTTCGAGCGTCTGTTGAAGCCCCCCTTCGCGCCAGACTATGAAAGCCTCAATGCGTTTGCGGAACTGGTCAGCCAACGCGGCAAGGAAGAGCGCTTTTCCGGCTTTGCCGATCTGGTCCAGCGTTATCTCTCCAATCGACTGCATGACCAGCACAAGATCGACGGCGTTCGCAATGCCGAGCTCTATCCTCTGGCCCAAGCCTGGGAAGAGAGCGGAGAGATGATCCGCCAGACACAGATCTTCAATCTCGACAAGAAACAGACCGTGATTGAAGTGGTGCGCATGCTGGCCAAGGCATCAAAGGCCTCCTGA